The DNA sequence GTGAGGTCGGGGTGGTCGGCCTCGAAGCGTTCGATCGCCAGGTTCACGCCGTCTACCAGGTTATGGTCTGGGGTGGCTTCTTCAAGTTTCAGTTGCGCCTCGATCTGGCGCGCTTCTTCATGCAGCGCGGCCAGTTCTTCGTCAGAAAGCGGCACGTTGCGGT is a window from the Pseudomonas anuradhapurensis genome containing:
- a CDS encoding DUF4404 family protein — protein: MPARELQERLNSLREQLDRNVPLSDEELAALHEEARQIEAQLKLEEATPDHNLVDGVNLAIERFEADHPDLTATLRSIANSLHSMGI